Proteins encoded together in one Caballeronia sp. NK8 window:
- a CDS encoding OmpW family protein, giving the protein MRKGLGAFALTCAALFAGVAHAAGEASSDDSMGGIHAGDVLVRLRAISIQPDVKAGGALGTLSVDVNNAIVPELDFTYMIRDEIGVELILATSRHQVTSGIGGLGGVSVLPPTLLLQYHFNHAGRVRPYVGAGVNYTYFYNDKLKAGDTPVSIRHSSFGPALQAGVDVQVATNLFVNADVKKIWMRTSASADGADLGSLKIDPWIIGVGVGMKF; this is encoded by the coding sequence ATGAGAAAAGGTCTCGGGGCATTTGCGCTGACATGCGCGGCGTTGTTTGCGGGCGTGGCGCACGCGGCGGGCGAAGCATCGTCGGACGATTCGATGGGCGGCATTCACGCCGGCGACGTGCTCGTGCGGCTGCGCGCCATCAGCATCCAGCCGGATGTGAAAGCCGGCGGCGCGCTCGGCACGCTCAGCGTCGACGTGAACAACGCGATCGTGCCGGAGCTCGATTTCACCTACATGATCCGCGACGAGATCGGCGTGGAGCTGATTCTGGCGACCTCGCGGCATCAGGTGACATCGGGCATCGGAGGGCTCGGCGGCGTGAGCGTCTTGCCTCCGACGCTGCTTCTGCAATATCACTTCAATCACGCTGGCCGCGTGCGTCCGTATGTCGGCGCGGGCGTGAACTACACGTATTTTTACAACGACAAGCTGAAGGCGGGCGACACGCCCGTGTCGATCAGGCACAGCAGCTTCGGTCCGGCGCTGCAGGCGGGCGTCGACGTGCAAGTGGCGACGAACCTCTTCGTCAACGCGGACGTGAAGAAAATCTGGATGCGCACGAGCGCTTCGGCGGACGGCGCCGATCTCGGCTCGCTCAAGATCGATCCGTGGATCATCGGCGTGGGCGTCGGCATGAAGTTCTGA
- a CDS encoding GlxA family transcriptional regulator produces MRTVAIAIFQGVQALDVAGPVDVFAEANGFIGASDAYEIALVGPEEGIVRASNGTRLVADLSFDEADRRFGTALVAGGPSLPVDAPDPRLSAWLTDVASRCERYGSICTGAFALGHAGLLDGRDVTTHWQNAPRLAERFPRARVELDRIYMRDGNLVTSAGVTAGIDVALALVAEDHGAQVALAVAKRLVVFAQRRGGQSQFSPYLSAPADETSPVAKVQAYVMEHIGERLAVAQLASVAGMSERNFARAFVQLAQMTPHEFVERARVDAARNMLESSDTPLKTVAWDCGFGTADRMRLVFARRLGVSPNDYRLSFRTRFTK; encoded by the coding sequence ATGCGTACAGTTGCGATCGCAATCTTCCAGGGTGTGCAGGCGCTCGATGTGGCCGGTCCCGTCGACGTTTTCGCGGAAGCGAACGGTTTCATTGGCGCATCGGACGCCTACGAGATCGCGCTGGTCGGACCCGAGGAGGGCATCGTGCGGGCATCGAACGGCACGCGGCTCGTCGCGGATCTGTCGTTCGACGAAGCGGATCGCCGTTTCGGCACCGCGCTCGTCGCGGGCGGCCCGAGTCTTCCCGTCGATGCACCCGATCCGCGTCTGAGCGCCTGGCTCACCGATGTCGCATCGCGCTGCGAGCGCTACGGCTCGATCTGCACGGGCGCGTTCGCGCTCGGGCACGCGGGTCTGCTCGACGGCCGCGACGTGACCACGCACTGGCAGAACGCGCCGCGTCTCGCGGAGCGTTTTCCGCGCGCGCGTGTCGAACTGGACCGCATCTACATGCGCGACGGCAATCTCGTCACGTCGGCGGGCGTGACGGCGGGCATCGATGTCGCGCTCGCGCTCGTCGCCGAGGATCACGGCGCGCAGGTCGCGCTCGCGGTGGCGAAGCGTCTCGTCGTGTTCGCGCAGCGGCGCGGCGGCCAGTCGCAGTTCAGCCCGTATCTCAGCGCGCCCGCCGATGAAACGTCGCCCGTCGCGAAGGTGCAGGCTTACGTGATGGAGCATATCGGCGAGCGGCTGGCGGTCGCGCAACTGGCGAGCGTCGCCGGCATGAGCGAACGCAACTTCGCGCGCGCGTTCGTGCAGCTCGCGCAGATGACGCCGCACGAGTTCGTCGAACGCGCGCGCGTCGACGCGGCCCGCAATATGCTCGAGAGCAGCGACACGCCGCTGAAAACCGTCGCCTGGGATTGCGGCTTCGGCACGGCGGATCGCATGCGGCTCGTGTTCGCGCGGCGGCTCGGTGTGTCGCCGAATGACTATCGGCTGAGCTTTCGCACACGCTTCACGAAGTGA
- a CDS encoding HD domain-containing protein — MSEIIAGIRIPDSQMAREATQLVRDTEPDLLYHHSRRVFLFGALAGERKQLKYDPELLYIGAMFHDMGLTEAYSSPHDRFEVDGANAARDFLRQHGIVEYDIEQVWDAIALHTTPGIPQYKKPVVALVTAGVEMDVLGLAYDEFSADQRRLVVAAHPREANFKEGIIDAFAKGTIDKPESTFGNVKADVLALKDPNYKRLNFCSIILGSAWNDQPHDHATCRNPAHQHA; from the coding sequence ATGAGCGAAATCATCGCAGGCATCAGGATTCCCGACAGTCAGATGGCGCGCGAAGCCACGCAACTCGTGCGCGATACCGAACCCGACCTGCTCTATCATCATTCGCGCCGCGTGTTCCTGTTCGGCGCGCTCGCCGGCGAGCGCAAGCAACTGAAGTACGATCCGGAGTTGCTCTATATCGGCGCGATGTTCCACGACATGGGTCTCACCGAAGCGTACAGCAGCCCGCACGATCGCTTCGAAGTCGATGGCGCGAACGCGGCGCGCGATTTCCTGCGCCAGCACGGCATCGTCGAATACGACATCGAGCAGGTATGGGACGCGATCGCGCTGCACACGACGCCGGGCATTCCGCAGTACAAGAAGCCGGTCGTCGCGCTGGTCACGGCGGGCGTGGAAATGGACGTGCTCGGCCTCGCCTACGACGAATTCAGCGCCGATCAACGCAGGCTCGTGGTTGCGGCGCATCCGCGCGAGGCGAACTTCAAGGAGGGCATCATCGATGCGTTCGCGAAGGGCACCATCGACAAGCCCGAGTCGACGTTCGGCAACGTCAAAGCAGATGTGCTCGCGTTGAAAGACCCGAACTACAAGCGGCTGAACTTCTGCAGCATCATCCTCGGCTCGGCGTGGAACGACCAGCCTCACGATCATGCGACGTGCCGCAATCCGGCGCATCAGCACGCATGA
- a CDS encoding extensin family protein: MIARIVAWLLLASLIGVVAFAYAVYSKRVALPARYDPFAPLDVRAPQGPLTRFKLWRTMHDAQRCDASLARSGLAYREMADATGPGGCALADVVRVTQADDLRFSAPFLATCPLALGMAYFAHQYLQPAALDTYGKRVARIEHVGSYACRNVNHQQDAALSQHASANAIDLTGFVLDDGRRITLARWDDAASPDGQFLRRVHEGACRSFDTTLGPDYNALHKTHFHVDMGPYRVCR; encoded by the coding sequence GTGATCGCACGCATCGTCGCGTGGCTGTTGCTGGCGTCGCTGATCGGCGTGGTCGCGTTCGCTTACGCGGTGTATTCGAAGCGCGTCGCGCTGCCCGCGCGCTACGATCCATTCGCGCCGCTCGACGTGCGCGCGCCGCAAGGTCCGCTCACGCGCTTCAAGCTATGGCGCACGATGCACGACGCGCAACGCTGCGATGCCTCGCTCGCGCGCTCCGGTCTCGCCTATCGCGAGATGGCCGATGCGACCGGGCCGGGCGGCTGCGCGCTCGCGGACGTGGTGCGCGTCACCCAGGCCGACGATCTGCGCTTCAGCGCGCCGTTTCTCGCGACCTGTCCGCTCGCGCTCGGCATGGCGTATTTCGCGCATCAGTATCTCCAGCCCGCCGCGCTCGATACGTATGGCAAACGCGTCGCGCGCATCGAACATGTCGGCAGCTATGCGTGCCGCAACGTGAATCATCAGCAGGACGCGGCATTGAGCCAGCACGCGAGCGCGAACGCCATCGACCTGACGGGTTTCGTGCTCGACGACGGACGCCGCATCACGCTTGCGCGCTGGGACGATGCAGCGTCGCCCGACGGCCAGTTCCTTCGCCGCGTCCACGAAGGCGCATGCCGTTCATTCGACACGACGCTCGGTCCCGACTACAACGCGCTGCACAAGACGCACTTTCACGTCGACATGGGACCGTACCGCGTCTGTCGATGA
- a CDS encoding NAD(P)/FAD-dependent oxidoreductase yields MEAIKTDVLIIGAGPVGLFAAFEAGVIGLTCQIVDTLGRIGGQCIELYPDKPIYDIPAIPSCTARELVDRLLEQIRPFDVPIHLDQRVQSVTQHDNDHRWTVTTEGGMTFDCAAILIAAGNGAFVPQRLQLPEAAALEDKDIHYSVSRAANFADKNIIVAGGGDSALDWALALKDIAKKLTLVHRRNGFSAAANSVATMKRAVEAGEMEFVVGMIESLDAPEGTLRGVRVKQVEGATDLAADKIVALYGLVSELGPIATWNLDVRGGRIEVDTSNYESSRPGIFAVGDIANYPNKQKLILSGFHEASLALRKAYSYAYPEKKRVHVHSSYDAKLAERVNAAHAADDA; encoded by the coding sequence ATGGAAGCAATCAAAACCGACGTCCTGATCATAGGCGCGGGCCCAGTAGGGCTATTCGCCGCCTTCGAAGCCGGCGTGATCGGTCTCACATGCCAGATCGTCGATACGCTCGGCCGCATCGGCGGACAATGCATCGAGCTCTATCCCGACAAGCCCATCTACGATATCCCCGCGATCCCCTCATGCACCGCGCGCGAACTCGTCGACAGGTTGCTGGAGCAGATTCGCCCCTTCGATGTCCCGATCCATCTCGATCAGCGCGTGCAATCCGTCACGCAACACGACAACGATCATCGCTGGACCGTCACCACCGAAGGCGGCATGACCTTCGACTGCGCCGCGATCCTCATCGCCGCGGGCAACGGCGCCTTCGTGCCGCAGCGGCTGCAATTGCCCGAAGCCGCCGCGCTCGAAGACAAGGACATCCACTACAGCGTCTCGCGCGCGGCGAATTTCGCCGACAAAAACATCATCGTCGCGGGCGGCGGCGACTCGGCCCTCGACTGGGCGCTTGCATTGAAGGACATCGCGAAGAAACTCACGCTCGTGCATCGGCGCAACGGTTTTTCGGCGGCGGCGAATTCCGTCGCGACGATGAAGCGCGCGGTCGAAGCGGGCGAAATGGAGTTCGTCGTCGGCATGATCGAATCGCTCGACGCGCCCGAAGGCACATTGCGCGGCGTGCGCGTGAAGCAGGTCGAAGGCGCGACCGATCTCGCGGCGGACAAGATCGTCGCGCTGTACGGCCTCGTCTCGGAACTCGGTCCGATCGCGACCTGGAATCTCGATGTGCGCGGCGGGCGCATCGAAGTGGATACGTCGAATTACGAATCGTCGCGGCCGGGCATCTTCGCGGTCGGCGATATCGCCAATTATCCGAACAAGCAGAAGCTCATTCTGTCGGGCTTTCACGAGGCATCCCTCGCGCTGCGCAAGGCGTATTCGTATGCGTATCCCGAGAAGAAACGCGTGCACGTGCATTCGAGCTACGACGCGAAACTCGCCGAACGCGTCAACGCCGCGCACGCGGCCGACGACGCGTAA
- a CDS encoding CHAP domain-containing protein: MPFDKNAAANYADIQAQRHSTGNCARYVRRAIEHGGVTLTTTHSAKDYGPILESSGFSEVSDVVALQRGDVVVIQPAPGHPHGHMAMFDGHSWVSDFRQRGGTDGFYPGPAYRTARPAFQIYRHE, from the coding sequence ATGCCGTTTGACAAGAATGCCGCTGCGAATTACGCCGATATCCAGGCGCAACGTCATAGCACCGGTAACTGTGCGCGATACGTGCGCCGTGCAATTGAACATGGCGGTGTCACGCTCACGACTACGCATTCCGCAAAGGACTATGGACCGATACTGGAGTCGTCGGGGTTTTCGGAGGTTTCAGACGTCGTAGCGCTGCAACGTGGAGACGTCGTTGTCATCCAGCCTGCGCCTGGGCATCCGCATGGACACATGGCGATGTTCGACGGCCATTCGTGGGTGTCGGATTTCCGGCAGCGCGGCGGCACTGACGGGTTTTATCCCGGTCCAGCCTATCGGACGGCAAGACCCGCTTTTCAGATTTACCGGCATGAGTAA
- a CDS encoding cytochrome c, with translation MSEERLFTFRNRWFTVSVLGTIAIAVVSALIGFVWLPSAQRDASFTGIWNAICSAAGVPRNWYAGDTTVEPKMKLTSVEVTPQLLVNVSANSVGRGATLALRCTMCHGERGMSDANSPNLAGQYGSVIYKQLIDFQKGARTNAVMSPMAMNLSDQDMRDLAAYYASLPRPPAQRKVSDALAPAIVAHGSPMRNIAPCAACHGGIDNKAGSPWLDGLPAAYTKAQLVAFANGTRTNDINEVMRNVARNMTAEEIDAAAMYYARELNAGR, from the coding sequence ATGAGCGAAGAACGCCTCTTCACATTCCGCAACCGCTGGTTCACGGTCAGCGTGCTGGGGACGATTGCGATCGCGGTGGTATCGGCGTTGATCGGCTTCGTGTGGCTGCCCTCGGCGCAGCGCGATGCGTCCTTCACCGGCATCTGGAACGCGATCTGCAGCGCGGCGGGCGTGCCGCGCAACTGGTATGCGGGCGATACGACCGTCGAGCCGAAGATGAAGCTGACGAGCGTCGAAGTGACGCCGCAATTGCTCGTGAACGTGAGCGCGAATTCTGTCGGGCGCGGCGCGACGCTGGCCTTGCGCTGCACGATGTGTCATGGCGAGCGCGGCATGAGCGACGCCAATTCGCCGAATCTCGCGGGGCAGTATGGGTCGGTGATCTACAAGCAGTTGATCGATTTTCAGAAGGGCGCGCGTACGAACGCGGTGATGTCGCCGATGGCGATGAACCTGAGCGATCAGGATATGCGCGATCTCGCGGCGTATTACGCGAGCCTGCCGCGCCCGCCCGCGCAGCGCAAGGTGAGCGATGCGCTTGCACCGGCGATCGTGGCGCATGGATCGCCGATGCGTAATATCGCGCCTTGCGCGGCGTGTCATGGGGGCATCGATAACAAGGCGGGCAGTCCGTGGCTCGATGGCCTGCCGGCGGCTTATACGAAAGCGCAGCTGGTTGCGTTTGCCAACGGGACGCGGACGAATGATATCAATGAGGTCATGCGCAATGTGGCGCGGAATATGACCGCTGAGGAGATCGATGCGGCGGCGATGTATTATGCGCGGGAGTTGAATGCGGGCAGGTGA
- a CDS encoding b(o/a)3-type cytochrome-c oxidase subunit 1 → MFNSKRLVLAHFWLAFIAFGVALLLGAWQMLVRSPLHPWLQNPEIYYRSVTAHGSAMGYVFPTLIAMGFGYAVSELALKRPLVGLRWAWLGFWLVAVGAVVAMVPVAMGLASVLYTFYPPMIGNAFYYIGVVLVVVGSWVWVALMSVNLASWKRENRGKPVPLAMFATVAGAYLWGWTAVGAAIEVLFMILPVALGWKSTIDAGLARVFFSWTLHAIVYFWLMPAYIAYYTIIPRAIGGRLYSDAMARISFILFLVVSMPIGIHHLFADPQVGSGFKFMHSVFTALVAVPTLLTVFTICASVEIAARLRGGRGPLGWIKALPWDNPMMLAVAFSFVMLGFGGAGGLINMSYQLDSTVHNTQWVTGHFHLIFAGAIVIMYFAIAYDLWPHLTGRALQSLKLMRWQLWLWFIGMIVLTFPWHFVGILGMPRRMAFYDYNDPEIAAQGLSVAISVLGGFILVVSAVLFFIVLIKAHRAPQVTVEEFRFSRAVHEPRTIPVALNSFALWLVLMIGLTLVNYGYPIAQLIARSDTAVPAVPIGAQR, encoded by the coding sequence GTGTTCAATAGCAAGCGCCTCGTCCTCGCGCATTTCTGGCTGGCGTTCATCGCCTTCGGCGTCGCGCTCTTGCTCGGCGCGTGGCAGATGCTCGTGCGCAGCCCGCTGCATCCGTGGCTGCAGAATCCGGAAATCTACTATCGCTCGGTCACCGCGCACGGCTCCGCGATGGGCTACGTCTTTCCCACGCTGATCGCGATGGGCTTCGGCTACGCGGTCTCCGAGCTTGCGCTGAAGCGTCCGCTGGTCGGCCTGCGCTGGGCGTGGCTCGGCTTCTGGCTCGTCGCCGTCGGCGCGGTCGTCGCGATGGTGCCCGTCGCGATGGGACTCGCCTCGGTGCTCTACACCTTCTATCCGCCGATGATCGGCAACGCGTTCTACTACATCGGCGTGGTGCTCGTCGTCGTCGGCTCGTGGGTGTGGGTCGCGCTGATGTCGGTGAATCTCGCGTCATGGAAGCGCGAGAACCGTGGCAAGCCGGTGCCGCTCGCGATGTTCGCGACAGTGGCGGGCGCGTATCTGTGGGGCTGGACGGCGGTCGGCGCGGCGATCGAAGTGCTCTTCATGATCCTGCCCGTCGCGCTCGGCTGGAAATCGACCATCGACGCGGGGCTCGCGCGCGTGTTCTTCTCGTGGACGCTGCACGCGATCGTCTATTTCTGGCTGATGCCCGCTTATATCGCGTACTACACGATCATTCCACGCGCGATCGGCGGCCGGCTCTACAGCGATGCGATGGCGCGCATTTCGTTCATCCTGTTCCTCGTCGTGTCGATGCCGATCGGCATTCACCATCTGTTCGCCGATCCGCAAGTGGGCTCTGGCTTCAAGTTCATGCATTCGGTGTTTACCGCGCTCGTCGCCGTGCCGACGCTGCTGACGGTGTTCACGATCTGCGCATCGGTGGAGATCGCGGCGCGGCTGCGCGGCGGACGCGGGCCGCTCGGCTGGATCAAGGCGCTGCCATGGGATAACCCGATGATGCTCGCCGTCGCGTTCTCCTTCGTGATGCTCGGCTTCGGCGGCGCGGGTGGGCTCATCAACATGAGCTATCAGCTCGACTCGACCGTGCACAACACGCAATGGGTGACGGGCCACTTTCATCTGATCTTCGCGGGCGCGATCGTCATCATGTACTTTGCGATCGCGTATGACCTGTGGCCGCATCTGACGGGCCGCGCGTTGCAGAGCCTGAAGCTGATGCGCTGGCAATTGTGGCTGTGGTTTATCGGCATGATCGTGCTGACGTTTCCGTGGCATTTCGTCGGCATTCTGGGGATGCCGCGGCGCATGGCGTTCTACGACTACAACGATCCGGAGATCGCCGCGCAAGGTTTGTCGGTGGCGATTTCGGTGCTGGGCGGATTCATTCTGGTGGTGTCGGCGGTGCTGTTCTTCATCGTGCTGATCAAGGCGCATCGCGCGCCGCAGGTCACGGTCGAGGAGTTCCGCTTCAGCCGCGCCGTGCATGAGCCGCGCACCATTCCGGTGGCGTTGAACAGTTTCGCGCTGTGGCTCGTGCTGATGATCGGCCTCACGCTCGTCAACTACGGCTATCCGATCGCGCAGCTCATCGCGCGTTCGGACACGGCGGTGCCCGCGGTGCCGATCGGAGCGCAGCGATGA
- a CDS encoding cupredoxin domain-containing protein, producing the protein MAINRSSHDVAERVERRWAILVLAIVVVLVGMVVYTGVHWAMMPPSRVETVRPETLHVSGEFIESNLGSAPEADGSVTVRIVAQQYSFTPQCLVVPAGVPITFRATSSDVIHGFLITNTNINSMLEPGYVSTFKTTFDKPGEHLMPCHEYCGTGHQNMWAHVKVVDRAEFMQMADKVPVASRRVSCVQ; encoded by the coding sequence ATGGCCATCAATCGAAGCTCGCACGACGTCGCCGAACGGGTCGAACGGCGCTGGGCGATCCTCGTTCTCGCGATCGTCGTCGTGCTGGTCGGCATGGTCGTCTATACCGGCGTGCACTGGGCGATGATGCCGCCCTCGCGCGTCGAGACGGTTCGCCCGGAAACGCTGCACGTGTCGGGCGAATTCATCGAAAGCAATCTCGGCAGCGCGCCCGAGGCGGACGGCTCGGTGACGGTGCGCATCGTCGCGCAGCAGTATTCGTTCACGCCGCAATGCCTGGTCGTGCCGGCGGGCGTGCCGATCACCTTCCGCGCGACGAGCTCGGACGTCATCCACGGGTTTCTCATCACCAACACGAACATCAATTCGATGCTGGAGCCGGGCTATGTCTCGACCTTCAAGACGACCTTCGACAAGCCTGGTGAACATCTGATGCCCTGTCACGAATACTGCGGCACGGGGCATCAGAACATGTGGGCGCATGTGAAGGTGGTCGATCGCGCCGAATTCATGCAGATGGCCGACAAGGTGCCGGTCGCTTCGCGGAGAGTGTCCTGTGTTCAATAG
- a CDS encoding cytochrome c, giving the protein MTVAVFLAACAAPIQQATAQAADAATVKRGEYLARAGDCIACHTLPAGKTFGGGRPMDTPFGTLYTPNISSDKETGLGKWTAAEFYTMMHTGKSRDGSLLYPAMPFTSYTKVTRADSDAIYAFLMSTPPVHQPNRPHELRFPFNRRELLLGWRSLFFRAGEYEPDATQSVEWNRGAYLVEGLGHCSMCHTAINALGGNVKSKAFEGGLIPIQNWYAPSLTSNREAGLGDWSLDDIVGLLHAGVSNRGAVYGPMAEVVYDSLQYLTEDDVRAMAVYLKALPARSGDKAEPPSQAAVEARSDLAPLGKKVYEAQCAECHATQGQGKPPDFPPLANNQSIVMNSAVNPIRMVLNGGYPPGTFKNPKPYGMPPFAQSLSDLEVAAVVTYIRTAWGNHGAPVSVKEVNELRSAPLY; this is encoded by the coding sequence CTGACCGTCGCGGTCTTTCTTGCGGCGTGCGCCGCGCCCATCCAGCAGGCCACGGCGCAGGCCGCCGACGCCGCCACCGTGAAGCGCGGCGAGTATCTTGCGCGCGCGGGCGATTGCATCGCGTGCCATACGCTGCCCGCGGGCAAGACCTTCGGCGGCGGCCGCCCGATGGACACGCCCTTCGGCACGCTCTATACACCCAACATTTCGTCGGACAAGGAGACGGGGCTGGGCAAATGGACCGCCGCCGAGTTCTACACGATGATGCACACGGGCAAGTCGCGCGACGGCTCGCTGCTCTATCCGGCGATGCCCTTTACGTCCTATACAAAAGTCACGCGCGCCGATTCCGACGCCATCTACGCGTTCCTGATGTCCACGCCGCCGGTGCATCAGCCGAACCGGCCGCACGAGTTGCGTTTCCCGTTCAATCGCCGCGAGCTGCTGCTCGGCTGGCGCTCGCTGTTCTTCCGCGCGGGCGAGTATGAGCCCGACGCGACGCAATCGGTCGAATGGAATCGCGGCGCGTATCTGGTCGAAGGGCTCGGACACTGCTCGATGTGCCACACGGCCATCAACGCGCTCGGCGGCAATGTGAAGTCGAAGGCGTTCGAAGGCGGCCTGATCCCGATTCAGAACTGGTACGCGCCGTCGCTCACGTCGAACCGCGAAGCGGGTCTGGGCGACTGGAGCCTCGACGATATCGTCGGTCTGCTGCATGCGGGCGTGTCCAATCGCGGCGCGGTCTACGGACCGATGGCCGAAGTCGTCTACGACAGCCTGCAATATCTGACCGAAGACGACGTGCGCGCGATGGCTGTCTATCTGAAGGCGTTGCCCGCGCGTTCGGGCGACAAAGCGGAGCCGCCGAGCCAGGCGGCTGTCGAGGCGCGCTCGGACCTCGCGCCGCTCGGCAAGAAGGTCTACGAGGCCCAATGCGCCGAATGCCACGCCACGCAAGGTCAGGGCAAGCCGCCCGATTTCCCGCCGCTCGCGAACAATCAGTCGATCGTGATGAACTCGGCCGTGAACCCGATCCGCATGGTGCTGAACGGCGGCTATCCGCCCGGCACGTTCAAGAACCCGAAGCCCTACGGCATGCCGCCGTTCGCGCAGTCGCTCTCGGATCTCGAGGTCGCGGCCGTGGTCACGTATATCCGCACCGCGTGGGGCAACCACGGCGCGCCGGTCAGCGTGAAGGAAGTGAACGAGCTGCGTTCGGCGCCACTTTACTAA
- a CDS encoding c-type cytochrome gives MQARVMGCAACHGARGEGTDNDYFPRLSGKPAGYLYNQLLAFRDGRRKYPPMNYLLAYLPDAYLKQIADYFASERPPFPPPAPVKVDAKTLDLGKALVTKGDAARKVPACVSCHGAAMTGMEPAIPGLLGLHADYLSAQLGAWRYGTRSTVAPDCMGQVSKLLSDRDITAIAAYLASLPAPTDPVPVAAGSFRMPLACGSVHN, from the coding sequence ATGCAGGCCCGCGTGATGGGCTGTGCGGCCTGCCACGGCGCACGCGGCGAGGGCACCGACAACGACTACTTCCCGCGCCTGTCCGGCAAACCCGCCGGCTATCTGTACAACCAGTTGCTCGCGTTCCGCGATGGCCGGCGCAAGTATCCGCCGATGAACTACCTGCTTGCGTATCTGCCCGATGCGTACCTGAAGCAGATCGCCGACTACTTCGCGAGCGAGCGTCCGCCGTTCCCGCCGCCCGCGCCCGTCAAGGTCGATGCAAAAACGCTCGATCTCGGTAAGGCGCTGGTCACGAAGGGCGACGCCGCGCGCAAGGTGCCTGCCTGCGTGAGCTGCCACGGCGCGGCGATGACCGGCATGGAACCCGCGATTCCCGGGCTGCTCGGCCTGCACGCCGACTATCTCAGCGCGCAACTGGGCGCGTGGCGCTATGGCACGCGTTCGACCGTCGCGCCGGATTGCATGGGGCAAGTCTCGAAACTGTTGAGCGATCGCGACATCACCGCGATCGCGGCCTACCTTGCGTCGCTGCCCGCGCCGACCGATCCAGTGCCCGTCGCCGCCGGTTCGTTCAGGATGCCGCTCGCCTGCGGCAGCGTTCACAACTAA